One Halalkalicoccus subterraneus genomic window, TGGTTGAGATCAACAGAAGCGCCCGGAGCGGGATTTGAACCCGCGTCACGACCGTGACAGGGTCGTATGATGGGCCACTACACCATCCGGGCGAACGCATCTCCTCCTTTCCGACTTGCAGACTTAAGGCTTTCCAAACGACGGGACCGTGCGCCGGGTACCCAAAACACTCATTTTCGAGCCGCTCGTAGATGGGCTATCAGCCACGGACTCAGTCGAAGCTCGTCCGTCGCTTCCGTCCTCTTGGCGGCCCGGTGAGCCGTGGCCCCGGTTGTTTTGGCAACACTTAAATGCCTGCCCTTGTTACGTGCCTGTAGTATCTCGTGACAGCAGCTTCTCTCGCCAGCCAGCCGTCGGATAGACCACACACATGGACGTAAGCGAACACACACTGGTACCCGAGCACACACTCATCGACGAGGAGGACCTCGATGAGGTGCTCGAAGAGTACGACATCAAACGCACAGACCTACCGAAGATCAAACGCACCGACCCCGCGATCCCCGACGAGGCGGAGGTCGGTGACGTCGTGAAGATCGTCCGCGAGTCCCGGACGACCGACCGAGCCGTCGTTTACCGACTGGTGATCGACTAATGGATGGAACCGCCCGCCGCACGATTTCCGAGGAGTACTTCTCGAAGGAACGGCTCGCCGAACACCACTTCCGGTCGTTCAACGACTTCCTCAACCGGGGGATGCAGCAGGTCGTCGACGAGAA contains:
- a CDS encoding DNA-directed RNA polymerase subunit H translates to MDVSEHTLVPEHTLIDEEDLDEVLEEYDIKRTDLPKIKRTDPAIPDEAEVGDVVKIVRESRTTDRAVVYRLVID